Proteins encoded in a region of the Solanum dulcamara chromosome 9, daSolDulc1.2, whole genome shotgun sequence genome:
- the LOC129903024 gene encoding snakin-1, whose product MLHFITSSLNFQLRKMKLFLATLFFFTLVITPSFIQTTMAGSSYCDSKCKQRCSKAGLADRCLKYCGICCEECKCVPSGTYGNKHECPCYRDKKNSKGKPKCP is encoded by the exons ATGCTTCACTTCATCACTTCCTCTTTGAATTTTCAGCTAAGAAAGATGAAGCTATTTCTAGCAACACTGTTTTTTTTCACTCTTGTTATTACCCCTTCTTTCATTCAAACCACTATGGCTGGTTCAA GTTATTGTGATTCAAAGTGCAAGCAAAGGTGTTCAAAGGCAGGACTAGCTGATAGGTGTTTGAAGTATTGTGGAATTTGCTGTGAAGAATGCAAGTGTGTGCCTTCTGGAACATATGGGAACAAACATGAGTGTCCTTGCTACAGAGACAAGAAGAACTCTAAGGGCAAACCTAAATGCCCTTGA